The following proteins come from a genomic window of Candidatus Binatia bacterium:
- a CDS encoding type II toxin-antitoxin system HicB family antitoxin gives MRSKCKYEIIIYWSDDDQAYIAEVPELPGCAADGATYKQALANIEVIIGEWIETAGELGRTIPEPKGRLLYA, from the coding sequence CGAAGTAAGTGCAAGTACGAAATCATCATATACTGGAGCGACGACGATCAGGCTTACATCGCCGAGGTTCCCGAGTTGCCGGGTTGCGCCGCTGATGGTGCGACATACAAGCAGGCTCTCGCGAACATCGAGGTAATCATTGGCGAGTGGATCGAAACGGCAGGTGAACTCGGGCGCACCATCCCAGAGCCGAAGGGCCGGCTGCTGTATGCGTAA